One Aquarana catesbeiana isolate 2022-GZ linkage group LG06, ASM4218655v1, whole genome shotgun sequence genomic region harbors:
- the PHOSPHO2 gene encoding pyridoxal phosphate phosphatase PHOSPHO2 isoform X2: protein MKTLLVFDFDHTIVNDNSDTWIVQCAPDKTLPNVLQNSYEKGKWTEYMGRIFTYLGEQGIREDDMKRIMISIPYTPGMTELLHFIGQNKDRFDCIIISDSNTIFIDWILTHANVHNVFDQVFTNPAAFDRFGNLTVQNFHVHHCTSCPKNLCKRKVLEEFIAKQTSDGAQYSKIVYIGDGSNDLCPVTFLKKGDIAMPREGYSLQKHIAKEIEIIDSSISIWSTGNEILAHLKLLLE from the coding sequence ATGAAGACACTGCTAGTTTTTGATTTTGACCACACGATTGTCAATGATAACAGCGACACATGGATTGTCCAGTGCGCCCCAGATAAGACGCTCCCGAACGTGCTGCAAAATTCCTACGAGAAGGGAAAATGGACAGAGTATATGGGCAGGATTTTCACCTACCTTGGAGAACAGGGAATACGAGAGGACGACATGAAAAGAATTATGATCTCCATACCATATACACCAGGCATGACTGAGCTTCtccatttcattggccagaacaaGGATCGCTTTGATTGCATTATCATCTCTGACTCAAATACTATCTTTATTGACTGGATTCTGACGCACGCAAATGTTCACAATGTTTTTGATCAAGTATTTACCAACCCTGCAGCCTTTGATCGGTTTGGAAATCTCACCGTCCAAAATTTCCATGTCCATCACTGCACATCCTGTCCCAAGAACCTATGCAAGCGAAAAGTATTAGAAGAATTCATAGCCAAGCAGACCAGCGATGGGGCTCAGTATTCTAAAATAGTGTATATTGGCGATGGCAGCAATGATCTTTGCCCGGTAACTTTCCTGAAGAAGGGAGATATTGCCATGCCACGGGAAGGCTATTCACTACAGAAGCATATTGCTAAGGAGATCGAAATAATTGATTCATCCATAAGCATATGGTCTACAGGCAATGAAATATTGGCTCATCTGAAATTAT
- the PHOSPHO2 gene encoding pyridoxal phosphate phosphatase PHOSPHO2 isoform X1 gives MGGSTSMTPRDSLTAKEGQLKGISPVTEMKTLLVFDFDHTIVNDNSDTWIVQCAPDKTLPNVLQNSYEKGKWTEYMGRIFTYLGEQGIREDDMKRIMISIPYTPGMTELLHFIGQNKDRFDCIIISDSNTIFIDWILTHANVHNVFDQVFTNPAAFDRFGNLTVQNFHVHHCTSCPKNLCKRKVLEEFIAKQTSDGAQYSKIVYIGDGSNDLCPVTFLKKGDIAMPREGYSLQKHIAKEIEIIDSSISIWSTGNEILAHLKLLLE, from the exons ATGGGAGGAAGTACGTCCATGACACCACGTGACAGCCTGACTGCGAAGGAAG GCCAACTCAAAGGTATCAGCCCGGTCACAGAGATGAAGACACTGCTAGTTTTTGATTTTGACCACACGATTGTCAATGATAACAGCGACACATGGATTGTCCAGTGCGCCCCAGATAAGACGCTCCCGAACGTGCTGCAAAATTCCTACGAGAAGGGAAAATGGACAGAGTATATGGGCAGGATTTTCACCTACCTTGGAGAACAGGGAATACGAGAGGACGACATGAAAAGAATTATGATCTCCATACCATATACACCAGGCATGACTGAGCTTCtccatttcattggccagaacaaGGATCGCTTTGATTGCATTATCATCTCTGACTCAAATACTATCTTTATTGACTGGATTCTGACGCACGCAAATGTTCACAATGTTTTTGATCAAGTATTTACCAACCCTGCAGCCTTTGATCGGTTTGGAAATCTCACCGTCCAAAATTTCCATGTCCATCACTGCACATCCTGTCCCAAGAACCTATGCAAGCGAAAAGTATTAGAAGAATTCATAGCCAAGCAGACCAGCGATGGGGCTCAGTATTCTAAAATAGTGTATATTGGCGATGGCAGCAATGATCTTTGCCCGGTAACTTTCCTGAAGAAGGGAGATATTGCCATGCCACGGGAAGGCTATTCACTACAGAAGCATATTGCTAAGGAGATCGAAATAATTGATTCATCCATAAGCATATGGTCTACAGGCAATGAAATATTGGCTCATCTGAAATTAT